In Leptospiraceae bacterium, one DNA window encodes the following:
- a CDS encoding Hsp20/alpha crystallin family protein, which yields MFFNLLNNRFSDPWGSESYPGIWKNMDILGGVTSKYAKSPVNVYSNDEEVIVSIFAPGVLLENIDIGIEEKVLSVGVKSGKQEFEGFEVLRSEISDKNFTRKLELPFEVESEKVEAKYVNGVLTIQLPKSEKLKPKKVQIKVEN from the coding sequence ATGTTTTTCAATTTATTGAATAATCGTTTTTCGGACCCTTGGGGTAGTGAATCCTATCCGGGAATCTGGAAGAATATGGATATTTTAGGTGGGGTGACTTCAAAGTACGCTAAATCACCCGTGAATGTATATTCCAACGATGAAGAAGTGATCGTGTCTATTTTCGCACCGGGTGTTTTGCTTGAGAATATTGATATCGGTATAGAAGAGAAAGTTCTATCAGTCGGAGTGAAATCAGGCAAACAAGAATTTGAAGGGTTTGAGGTTTTGAGATCAGAAATATCGGATAAGAATTTCACCCGAAAATTGGAACTTCCTTTTGAAGTGGAATCAGAAAAAGTGGAGGCAAAATATGTGAATGGTGTGTTGACTATTCAGCTTCCAAAATCTGAAAAATTGAAACCTAAAAAAGTACAAATTAAAGTAGAAAACTAA
- a CDS encoding STAS domain-containing protein — protein sequence MLISHHRIHNHLMVSVLKDILMDNSRDFYVELQNLLDDTSIEKISLNLGEVRYMDSSGIGTVIRTASEQKPSGRMVSVFSLSKSLNSVFKLSGLQNILVIHTKEEFIEKYPEFKDILG from the coding sequence ATGCTTATATCTCATCATAGAATACACAATCATCTGATGGTCTCTGTACTGAAGGATATTCTAATGGATAATTCTAGAGATTTTTACGTGGAGTTGCAAAACCTTCTCGATGACACTTCTATCGAAAAAATCAGCTTGAATTTGGGTGAAGTAAGATATATGGACTCATCCGGGATCGGGACTGTAATCCGAACCGCAAGTGAGCAGAAACCTTCGGGTAGGATGGTGTCTGTTTTTAGTTTAAGTAAATCTCTCAATTCTGTATTTAAATTATCAGGGCTACAAAACATACTTGTAATCCATACTAAGGAAGAATTTATTGAGAAATACCCTGAATTTAAGGATATTTTAGGTTAG
- a CDS encoding TetR/AcrR family transcriptional regulator → MQQKDLDTEKKILLAARKVFAEFGFGAARIDEIAKIAKVNKAMIYYHFKNKEDLYLAVIHSFFDFDFLSNEELNHVEGKSCWEILLKTIHSFEKNIQKDNIEKSMLICREMVSRGQIFQIMREKYWIPFFERIQNLIQKGISTGEFSTSENPYFLTFSIVAHVVFYYISGVTYKDSSLYPKLFPENYSEKMEKYIISFLKKQLNIES, encoded by the coding sequence ATGCAGCAAAAAGATTTAGACACCGAGAAAAAGATACTATTGGCTGCGCGGAAAGTTTTTGCAGAATTTGGTTTTGGTGCTGCTAGAATTGACGAGATTGCAAAGATCGCAAAAGTAAATAAAGCAATGATCTACTACCATTTCAAGAATAAAGAAGATTTGTATCTTGCGGTAATTCACTCTTTTTTTGATTTTGATTTTCTTTCCAACGAAGAATTGAACCATGTAGAAGGCAAAAGCTGTTGGGAAATTCTATTAAAGACGATCCATTCTTTTGAAAAAAATATTCAAAAAGACAATATTGAAAAGTCTATGCTTATCTGTAGAGAAATGGTGAGTCGTGGTCAAATTTTTCAGATTATGAGAGAGAAATATTGGATCCCTTTTTTTGAGAGAATTCAGAACCTGATTCAGAAAGGAATCTCTACCGGAGAATTTTCCACTTCGGAGAACCCTTATTTTCTTACGTTTTCTATTGTGGCTCACGTAGTGTTTTATTATATCAGTGGAGTAACTTACAAAGATTCCAGTCTTTACCCAAAGCTATTTCCTGAAAATTATTCCGAAAAAATGGAAAAATATATAATCAGTTTTCTTAAAAAACAGCTAAACATTGAATCTTAA
- a CDS encoding TolC family protein, protein MVFLLICSFGIASEDLSIAEKIWKLSQNDEISQSQKKTPSNGQKVIRLTIQDAVKYVIENNITVKNAKYEIIKADSDLIKNDSKFLWKVLGTVESFRSTLPNNRLNVFTGTKISNDKFSAGIEKQFATGTYFKLEASAVRFDSNAFESSSTPADFKFMAVPPMYTGAVSFTLSQELLKSSFGKTEKNQVKILENQTAMKREELIYQLSGLIVQVLVDYWSLTIYDSAVQTYEKLLKNTIEIRDLTRRKQNLGLAEKFEINQWNSALAGVKSQLEKTKQDREETKIKLLRILNVDPTSEVTGLTDLTENAVALKKTISEDIDYAYQNRIDLRNVIREKEISELSLTNAEKEDIPSLKVSATYSSRGQNLISPQENYLNTEHAILSMKYPEYRGDVKLSYPLWDKGIKSNIRDALATREQVKLKEKKLRDEILDEVKTRREAIEASFEILHKSQNMENELERFYKGVMGQFRQGKYPAIAVKNALDAYVQSQLGTIQSKVNYNINILRYDLSKNYIFEKYGVDIVKIISEIR, encoded by the coding sequence GTGGTTTTTTTACTAATTTGCTCTTTTGGTATAGCCTCGGAGGATTTAAGTATTGCAGAAAAAATCTGGAAACTTAGTCAAAACGACGAAATCAGCCAAAGCCAAAAAAAAACTCCATCGAATGGGCAAAAAGTGATTCGTTTGACAATCCAAGATGCGGTCAAATACGTTATTGAAAACAATATAACCGTAAAAAACGCAAAATACGAAATTATTAAAGCAGATTCAGATTTAATTAAGAATGATTCTAAGTTTTTATGGAAGGTCTTGGGAACGGTAGAGTCTTTTCGATCCACTCTCCCGAATAATAGATTGAATGTATTTACAGGAACTAAGATTTCCAATGACAAGTTTAGTGCAGGTATTGAAAAACAATTTGCAACAGGAACTTATTTTAAGTTAGAAGCAAGTGCTGTCCGATTTGACTCCAACGCATTTGAATCTTCTTCTACTCCTGCAGATTTTAAATTTATGGCAGTTCCTCCTATGTACACGGGTGCGGTTTCTTTTACTTTAAGTCAGGAGCTTTTGAAAAGTAGCTTTGGTAAAACTGAAAAAAATCAGGTGAAGATTTTAGAAAATCAAACTGCCATGAAAAGAGAAGAATTGATCTATCAATTGTCTGGACTCATTGTGCAAGTTTTGGTGGATTATTGGAGCCTTACAATTTATGATTCTGCTGTTCAAACTTATGAAAAATTGCTAAAAAATACGATTGAAATTCGGGACTTAACGAGACGAAAACAAAATCTTGGGCTTGCTGAAAAATTTGAAATCAATCAGTGGAATTCTGCCCTCGCCGGTGTAAAAAGCCAATTAGAAAAAACAAAACAAGATAGAGAAGAAACAAAAATCAAGCTGCTTAGAATATTGAATGTGGATCCGACTTCGGAGGTCACAGGGCTTACAGATTTGACTGAGAACGCCGTTGCATTGAAAAAAACAATTTCAGAGGATATAGACTACGCTTACCAAAATCGAATTGATTTAAGAAATGTAATACGAGAAAAAGAGATTTCAGAGCTTAGTTTAACCAATGCTGAAAAAGAGGATATTCCTTCGCTAAAAGTGTCTGCCACGTATTCATCGAGAGGGCAAAACCTCATTTCTCCACAGGAAAATTATTTGAATACAGAGCACGCTATTCTGTCTATGAAATACCCTGAGTACAGAGGAGATGTGAAACTCAGTTACCCGCTATGGGACAAAGGAATTAAATCAAATATACGGGATGCATTGGCTACAAGAGAGCAAGTGAAACTAAAAGAGAAAAAATTAAGAGATGAAATTTTAGACGAAGTGAAAACCAGAAGAGAAGCTATTGAAGCGAGCTTTGAAATTTTACACAAATCGCAAAACATGGAAAATGAATTAGAGAGGTTTTACAAAGGAGTGATGGGGCAGTTTCGACAAGGCAAGTACCCTGCAATCGCAGTCAAAAATGCACTTGATGCTTATGTTCAGTCCCAATTAGGTACGATCCAGTCAAAAGTAAACTACAATATCAATATACTAAGGTACGATTTGTCTAAGAATTATATTTTTGAAAAGTATGGTGTAGATATAGTAAAAATTATTTCAGAGATTAGGTAA